Part of the Aquimarina sp. TRL1 genome, GTTACGATTTCTGCATTAGAAGATGTAGAGAAAGCAAAAGAATTACATCACGAAGCAAATAACATGTGTTTTATAGCTAATTCATGCAATTTTAGTATAAAACACAAAGCGAAAATTGTTGTATAAAGTAAAGAAAAAGATTTGTAATACGTGAGTTATAAAGTAGGAATATTAGGGGTTGGAGCCATAGGAACTTTAATGGCTTCTCTTTTATATCCTAATAAAAAGCTCTCTCTTTTCCTATATAATAGAAGCCCGAAACAACAGCTTTCTATATTTAATGACAAGAAAGAAAAGAAGATACCTATCCACGTTGAAACTTCTTTACCTGAAAAAAGAAAGCTGGATTTTTTGTGTATTTGTTTAAAAGAGCATCAAGTCAAAAATGCACATACTTTTTTAACAGGTTTAATAGGTGTAGAAACTAAAGTAATCGTGATTAGAAATGGAATTCATCACAAAGAAGCTTTACTCCCATACACATCAGAAAGAAATATTATAGAAGCAGTTATTGATTGTCCGGTACAACCAATTGCAGATGGAAGATATGAGCAACTCAATAAACCAGTTTTAATTATAAATCGTACCGCATTCAGCGAGCTGTTCATCTCCTTATTTTCTCCAGCTGATATAAAAATTAATTGTATTTTAGATATAAAGACAATTGCCTGGAAAAAACTTTGTGAAAGTGCCGCTTTGGGAGCTATTCTTTGTTTAGCAGGAGAGAGTTGCTGGATATTCAAAGATCAGAGATTAGTCAATCTACATAAGAAATTATTACAGGAAGGAGTACAAGTAGCAATTGCAGATGGAGCAGAAATTAAGGAACCCATTTTTATCGAAGCAATACAAACAAAGTTAGTAAACTACCCTCCAGAGAAAGGGAGTTCTATGCTATCTGACAGAAAAAGAGGAGCTCCCATAGAATTAGGAGCTAAAAATCAGGTGATTTCCTCTTTAGGAAAACAATATGCTATAGAAACACCAATTCATGATTTGGTATGTATGCTTTTAGAGAAAACGAATAATAACCCAACTAGTTAAAAAATACAGTATGGAAGCCTCTAAAATTTTCAAAAAATTGTTGGTTCATAAGGCGAATCGATTGTTGATTTATAACGCCCCGGATCATTATGAAGCTATTTGTCATGGAATAAGTTTTG contains:
- a CDS encoding 2-dehydropantoate 2-reductase N-terminal domain-containing protein; protein product: MSYKVGILGVGAIGTLMASLLYPNKKLSLFLYNRSPKQQLSIFNDKKEKKIPIHVETSLPEKRKLDFLCICLKEHQVKNAHTFLTGLIGVETKVIVIRNGIHHKEALLPYTSERNIIEAVIDCPVQPIADGRYEQLNKPVLIINRTAFSELFISLFSPADIKINCILDIKTIAWKKLCESAALGAILCLAGESCWIFKDQRLVNLHKKLLQEGVQVAIADGAEIKEPIFIEAIQTKLVNYPPEKGSSMLSDRKRGAPIELGAKNQVISSLGKQYAIETPIHDLVCMLLEKTNNNPTS